The nucleotide sequence TATAAGACTGAGGCGCCCTTGCTCCTCCAGGGCCTTGACGTCCCACCCAAAAGAGCTCGCGTAGCGTCGCAGGGCGTCCTTCCGCTCCTCAAAGGTCAGTAGAATTCCGGGGCCCCCGTTCACTGCGCCCCTGACGAGAAACTCCAGGCCGAACATGGTCTTTCCCGTACCCGGCCCTCCCACAAGCAACGTCATGGCCCCCTTGGGGACGCCCCCCATGAGAACTTCGTCAAACCCCTTGATTCCGGTAGCTTCCTTGGGCGCCTTCCCCGTACAGGCGGAGGCAGGGCCCTGCAATTCGTTAGATTCCATGGGCATCATCACTTCCTTTATTCCGATCTTGCGGAATAGAGAGGGATCATTCTTCCTGGGCCGCAAGCACAGTGGGTGAAATCAACAGCGGCAGGATGAAAACAGGATGCATCCTGGATTCATCGCCGTCCCTTCCGTCTGACGCATCGCCTGAAGGAGACACATTAATCTATTGATATAATACAAAAATAATGCTCCATCCCCAAAATAAAAGGCGGCTGTCAGCGCTCTGCGGGACGATCTCGCAATCATAAATCCTATCCACGGGAATTATCCCTTACATAATCTTAACATCCGTAATCTTTTCTGATCAAGATTAAATATACGGCGTCTGTTTGCCGTCGGCATTGATTGGCCGGCTGCGCACGATTGCGAAACCGCCTGCTCCTGTTTGCAGGAGCCGCGAACCACTCTTGGTGAAACTCCAAAGGCTGTGAGATATCCAAAAGAGGCCCATGGGCGTGATTATTGTTTTTTTTGCAGGAATTCTTACCGCGTCAGGGTCCGATAAATTCTGGGCAGTTTGTGGGGCAGTTCGCGGACGTCGGAGATGAGGTTGTGGTGCACTCCCCCGTAGATGAGATCCAGGTTGATGCTGGTCTGCAGGTTGACCGTAATGGCGTGCACGTGGACCTGCTGGGACCTCGCTTCGGCGATGGCCTTGCGGGTGTCGGCAATGCTGTATTGGCCCTTGTACTCCAGGTCGTTGGGGAAACCGTCGCTCAGCACGATCATCAAACGCACCTTGGAGGGAACCTGGGAAAGCACGTGGGCTGCATGGCGGATGGCCGGCCCCATGCGGGTGTTGCGGGAAGGCGCCATGCCGCTGATGCGCTGCTTGACCTCCGGGGTCATGGCCTCTTCAAAATCCTTGATCCGGGTGTAATCCACCCTAAGCCTGCCGGCGCCGGAAAAGCCTGCGATTGCAAAGGAGTCCCCGACGGCGCCCAGGGCTTCGCAGAACAGGACGATGGCTTCCTTTTCCACGTCCAGGACGCTTTTTTCGGAGCCCGCCGCCAGGTTGCTGGTGGAGCGGGAAAGGTCCACCAAAAGCAGCACGGACACGTCGCGGATTTGCTTGACCCGTTTGATGTACAGCCTTTCGGACGGGGTTCTGCCCATCCTGCGATCCACGGCGTAGTCGATCAAGGCCCGATAGTCGAAGTCGTCCCCTTCCACCCAGTGGCGGAGAATGGCCAGCCCCTGGGGCCGGAGCAACTCAAAACTCTTTCGGATGTTTTTCACCAGCCCGGAGTGCTCCTTGAGCGAGGCGTCGTAAAACTCCCCATGGCTGGGCAGGCCGGGCGAAGCCACCACCCGGCAGTAGTCGGGCAAATAATCCTGGGAATTGTGGTCCCATTCCTTGTACCAGAAGACCGGGGCGTTCAGGTCGTCGTCCTGGGGCAGGGAGTGGGCCAGGTCGCCCGAGTCCCTGAGGGAGGAAAAATCCATGCGCTCCTCCTGCCCGGGCTCCAAAGGCTGGGGCTCGGTCGCTCCCTGCTCCGGAGGCTGCACGATGAGGTCGCGCAAATCCTGTTCGGTCAGGGTTCCGTGCTGGGAGTCCATGCGTTTTTTCAAATCGGACCGGAGGGCGTAGACGCCCATTTGCGACAGCTTGGCCATCAACTGGGCCGCCCGGCGGTCGTTTTCCGGCATGGGCGCGTTTCCGCCCGCCAGGATGGTTCGGCCGAAGGGTACCTGCATGGGCTGGTATTCCCTGACCAGATCCTTGGCCATCATGACGCCGTACCAGGACTGCAAAAATCCCAGCCACGGGCCGTAAAGATCCGCAGTCAGGGCCGCGCTTTGATGCACGTCCGGCGGATCGCCTTCCATGGATTGAAAGGCGTTTAAAGAAGTTTGGATGATCCGTGCAACATCGTCATCCAGGTGGAATTTTTCCATATCCATACCCAGCGCTGCGGGGGCGTAAAGCCAGGTCATGGGAGGCGCGCCCTGCTCCAGGATGCGCTCCATTTCCGCGATCATATAGGGAAATGCGCTCTTGGCGAAGCCGGGGTATTTTTCCAAAAGCAGGCGCCCTACCCTGGCGTGCTCCAGGGCGACGAACAGGTCCCGGGCGATCTGAAAGGCGTCGAATTCCGATAAAAACAAAAACAGGTCCGAGTATTGGGACTGGGTTTCGGGCAGGCTGAATTCCAGGCCCCGGGCCCGGCATGCAAACACAGCCTTTGTCAGGTCGAAATCATAGGTTTCGAACTCGCACAGCCCGGCTTCCAGGCGGGCCAGGGCTTTGTACAGGGCGGTGTTGTTCTCCTTATCCGGGAAAAAGCCCATTTCCCCGGGAAGATACACGGCCCTGCCGTCGGTGATTGACAGGGTGTGACGGCCCACGCCCCGGTTGTGAAGAGGCTCGATGGGCTTGACGTTCAGTCCCTTGCCGGTCCTGGCGCGCAAATACCGGGTGATGACCTGGCGATTGGATTCCAGGGAAACCGTAACCTGCAGGCTGGAAAAGGCGTCAGCGCCCAGCTTGGATTCCAGGCGCAAAAACTTCATGGCCGCGTCCCGGCTGTGGGAAAGCCGGCCCAGGCCTTCGTCCGTAAAAATCTCCAGGGCTTCTTTGTCCAGAAGGTGCACGCCTTTTTCCAGCCCATCGCACAGGGGCTCGATGCAATCCAGGCTGACCTTGCCGACCTTGGCCAGGGCCTGCATCTGAAAGCATCGCCTGGCTTTGGGCAGGTTTTTGGCGGCCTTTGGCAATAATTGAGAAAAAAGCAGGCGCTGATGGTAGGTCATGCTTTGATGGAACACAACGCGGACCAGGTGCAGGTAGGCCGCAGCGGCGTCCGGGTCGTCCCGGTGCATGAGCCAGGAAAAAGCCTCCAAGGGCCGCTCCATGGCGTGGGCGCTCCATTTTTTGACGGAGTAAATGGCGCCGATCAACCGGGCGCCCATGTTTTTTTTGCCCGAAAGAATCGCCAAAGGCATGGATTCGGCCACCAGCTTGCCCAGGGTGGCGCCTTCCCGGCCCGCATGATTGACCAGGTTGCAATACAGGTTGAATCGCCGGTCCGGCTCGTCCAGAATCCGGGCCATGCCCAGGCAATACGCCTTGCCGAAGGCGGTTTCCGAAGCCAGGGCCTTAATGCCGTATTCCGCCAGTCGGGGAATGCGTTCCAGTCGGGTCTTGGAAAGGAGAAGGCCTCGCACCAGTTCCGCGGTTTCGGGATCAGCGATGGAAAGGGGCTCCATCAAGGCCCGAATCCTGGCCAGATTCTCCTGTGCATTTACGCCGGGCTGACCCATGGCTGGCCCCATCCTCTAAAACAGGTCTTCGATGAGATCGAATATGGTTTCTGACAACCCCGGATCATCGGTAATGGGCAGGCACATGCTGGTCAGGCAGGCGTTCTTGGGGGAAATGCCCTGCCGGATCAACTGGGCCGCGTAGATAAGCAGGCGGGTGCTGGCGCCTTCGGCAAGCCCCTGCTCACGCAGGTTGCGGATGCGATGGGCCAGGCCCACCAGGGACAAGGCGGTTTCTTCGTCCACGCCCCCTTCCTTTTCCACGATTTTAGCCTCGTCCTCCTGGGAGGGATACTCGAACTCCAGGCACACAAAACGCTGGCGGGTGCTCTGCTTAAGATCCTTGACCACGGACTGGTAGCCGGGGTTGTACGAAACCACCAGCAAAAAATCCGGGTGAGCTTCCACCACCTCGCCCTTTTTATCCAGGGAGAGAATACGGCGGTCGTCGGTCAGGGGATGGATGACCACGGTGGTGTCCTTACGGGCTTCCACCACTTCGTCCAGATAGCAGATGGCGCCCATGCGCACGGCCCGGGACAAGGGGCCGTCCACCCACACGGTTTCGTCGTCTTTTAAAAGGTAGCGGCCCAAGAGGTCGGAGGCGAACAAGTCCTCATGGCACGAGACGGTGACCAGGGGCCTGCCCAGCTTGTAGGCCATGTGCTGCACAAAGCGGGTTTTTCCGCATCCTGTGGGGCCTTTCAGCATGACCGGCAGCCTGGCGTTATATGCAGCGGTGAAAAGGGGCTTTTCGTCGCCCACCGGCAAATAAAAGGGCTCGTTGCTGATCATGTAAGCGGAAGAGTCGGGAGTTTGTGTATTTTCGAGGGCCTGGCTCATTATGATATTCCTTTTTTTTCTTTTTTGACGACTTCAAAAGGCGAATATAGTGGAGGACCTTCTTTGGGTCAAGGCGCTAAAAAAACTTGGCACGGATTGTCTTGCATCCTTTGGGTTTTATGATATGAACAAGCATCTATCGGGTTTGGAGGCGTTCTATGAAATTAAGATGGAAAGTCTTTCTCCTCTTAATGATTTTTTCCCTTGTACCGCTCATGGTTGTGACCGCCATTAGCCAAAAGGCTACCAAAACGGCGGGGAATATGCTTTCGCACGACAGCCGCACGGCCCTGCTGGAGCTTTCGGAAAGGGCTCTGGAAGTCACGGTGGGCAACACGGCTGAAATCCAAAAGGGATTGGAAAGCGCTTTGGAGTTCCGCATGGCCTCCATGGCGCGCAAGGCGGAATACCTGTACGTCATGCCCGTCCCCGCATCGGACGCCTCTTTGTACTGGAAAAAGGACTTTAACGATCCAGCCAAAGCCCCGCCTGACCTGGCCCCCCATGACGGATATGAAATACGGCATATGGACGGCCAGGTCACGCCGTATTCCATCAGCCTGGAATATCCCGTCATCGCCGCGGCGCCGGGGGTGAATCCTGATGAACATCCCGTGGACAAGGCTGTTTTGGCGAGCCTTAGAAACGAGTTTATAAGCGCCTATAGGGACAGCGAATCCCGTGCAACATCCTGCATAGCCCTGGAAAGCGGCTTGTTTGCAGCCTATCCGGGCCATGGAGAATTTCCCGACGGCTACGACCCCCGGCTTAAGCCCTGGTACAGGGCCGCGCTCACCCAAACCAGCCCGGACAATCCCGTGACCTGGACCTTCCCCATGGTGGACGAAGTGACGGGCCAGGTGGTCTTTGCCGCCTCCACCCTGATCCACGATCCGGAAGGCAAGGTGGCGGGGGTTCTATGCATGAACGTGCTCTTGGAGGAAGTTCTGAACATGGCGGCCATGCCGTCCTCGTGGATCGGCAAAGTGGAAACCTACGACCTGCTTGTGCAGAATAATTCGGATAACGGAGAGCTTGGCGCCCTGGTTCTGGCCCATGACGATTATGTGACCGCCACGCGGGACTGGACCGGCATGATCTTCACGGAATGGCTGGACTCCCAGGACAGGGAAATTTTCCATGCGGTCCTGAAATCCATGGAGCAGGGCAATACCGGCGTGGCCCGCCTCCGCTGCAAAGGAAGGGACTCCATTTGGGCTTTCGCCCCCGTGGGAAGAAAATATTACAAGCTCCTGGTGACCCCCATGAGCTCCATCAACTCCTCCATCAACAAAGCCAATGAAGTGGTGGAAAGCCTGACCCGCAAGCATTTGCTGGTGAATTTCATCGCCGCGTGCTGGGCGCTGCTCCTGGGCGTGATCGGCGCCATGATCATTTCCCGCCTGTTCACCAAGCACATCCATCAAATGATTGACGCGGTCAAACGCCTTGCCAGGGGCGATTTTTCCGTGCACATGGACTTTGAAATCAGCGACGAACGGGGCGAACTGATCACGGCCTTCAACGAAATGGTGCCCAGGCTGCGTGAAAACGTGCGGTTGAAAAAGGCTTTGGAGCTCGCCCACGAAGTCCAGCAAAACCTGCTGCCCGTGGATGCGCCCCTGGTGACGGGCCTGGACATCGCCGGCGCCATTGTCTATTCGGACGAAACCGGCGGCGATTATTACGATTACCTGGAATTTGACGAAACCAACGATCATAAAATCACCGTGGTGGTGGGCGACGTGTCCGGCCACGGCATTCCTTCCGCCCTGCTCATGACCACGGCCCGTGCTTTGTTCCGGCAGCGCTCCAGCATGCGGGGCAGCATCACCAGCATCGTCTCGGACGTCAACAAACTGCTGACCCGCGACGTGGGTCTCTCCGGGCGCTTCATGACCCTGTTTTACATGGACCTGGACACACAAAAAAAGCAGGTCAAGTGGCTGAGAGCCGGACACGACCCCGCTCTGGTCCTGGACTCCAACACCGGAGAGTTCTCCGAATTAAACGGCGAAGGCATCTTCCTCGGCGGCATAGAGGATTATGAATACAAAGAATACGAGCGGGAAATCCACGCCGGCCAGATCATAGCCGTGGGCACCGACGGCGTTTGGGAAGCCAGAAATCAGCAGGGCGAGATGTTCGGCAAGGAAGCCTTCAAGCAGATCATTGCGGACAACGCCCATGAATCCGCCCAGGTCATCATGGACAAGGTCTTTGAAGCGGTGGAAGCCTTCCGCCGCCCCGTGCACCAGGAGGACGACATCACCCTGGTAATCATCAAGGTTTTAAAATAAGGAAGGCGTAAAGCAAGCTACATTATATTTAATTTCAGTTATTTAAAGAAAAATCACTCACCTCTGCCAACCTATTGGAATAAAGTTGTGGACCTTCATGGGAGGAGCTTTTATGCAAAATAGGGAATCGGACCTATATGAATTCGATTTCGGGCCAATGGCGCTATTCTTCAATTATAGCCATATTCTCATCCTATTGGGCCTTTTAGCAGCCGGCGCGGCTGAATTCATCGCCCGTTTCAAGTTTTATCCCGATGTTATAAAAATGTTTCCTGCTGTAATAACGTGTGTAGGAGTGATTGTTTTTTTACCGCTTTACGGTTTCATTCGGGTTCTTTTCCACAAAATGGCCTACAAAGTAACTCTCAACATGCATGATAACGACTTGACTCTTTGGGTTCTTTTTAAGAAAGAGCCGCTTCATATCCCTTTGTCGGACTTAAAAAGCGTCAGGATGAAATGGACTATCAATTATGTTCTTACAGACGGAACAATAATTCGGGGGATGAATACAGAAAAAGCATTTATTGACTTCCTGCGTAAGAACAACATCGATGTTGAGTGGGTGGGCTACGGCAAGCTACGAAAAAAGCATTACATATAGATACAAAAGAGTTGGGCGAATCCGCTGGGCGGCCCAGGCATGCAATGCCTGGGGCCGCAAGGCCAAAAGGCGCGACCAGGAAAGATCATAGGAATTGAAATGGCCGGCGGGCGGACGGCGTCGGTTGAATTCCTGTTTTTGTTTGGTTTTGGATACGCCTTCCTTTCGCCCAGAATCCATGGATTTCCAAGTCTGAAGACGTCTTACTACATGCGCTTGCGCGCCCTGGCAGGATACGGCTCTGCCAGGGCTACCCACTGACAGGCTGTTTGGGCGATGGTCAATTTATCGGAGGATCGCAGCTTGCATTTGTTGGGTTTCGCAAGCTCAACCCAACCTACGTCTTTTCATGTAAAAATAGTAGGTTGGGTTAAGAAGTCCGCCTTAATAGCGCTACGCCGGCAACATGGTCTTTGGACTTCGAACCCAACATTTTAGGTCCGTCATGCGTTTTTCAGATGGGTGCGGGAGTCGCTCCGCTAACCATGACCGATCATTGGACAGGGCGGCCCAGGCATGCAATGCCTGGGGCCGGAGGCCAAAAGGCGCGATCGGGAAAGATGGTTGAAATTGGGACTATTCGGCGGCCGGCCGGCGTCGGTTGAATTCCCTATTTTTGTTCGGTTAAAAATGGCAATTATTATTTACCGATACTCCTCCGCCAGATCGGCGATGGCCTGCAGCACGGGTCCGGCTTTTTCCCTGACCAAGGCCTGGCAGGCGTTGTCGTAAGGCGTGTCCGACAGGTTGACGATGGCCAAATAGGCCCCAGCGCGCCGGGCGTATTCCGGCATCATGGCTGCGGGGTGCACCACCAGGGTGGACCCCACAACCAGAAAAAAGTCGCAGGATGACGACAGCCGGGCGGCTGCTTCCACCTCTTTTTGCGGCATGGCCTGGCCGAAGGATATGGTGTCGGGCTTCAAATATCCGCCGCAATGGCATTCGGGCGCGGGGTCTCCGCCCAGGATGCGCTGCTTGGCCTCGGCCACGGTGGATGTTTCTCCGCAGGTCATGCACCTGACCCGGCGCGTGTTTCCGTGAAGCTCGATGACTTTATCGCCGGGTATGCCCGACTCCTGATGCAAGCCGTCGATGTTCTGGGTGATGATCGCCTCCAGCAGGCCCATGTCGTAGAGTTTGGCCAGGGCTTGATGACCTGCGTTGGGCCTGGCTTTTTCCAGGCCGTCCCACATGGCGATTTTCTGGTCCCAATAGCGGACTCTGGCGTCCCGGGAGGACATGAACTCGTCAAAATACACAGGCCGGTACTGATCCCAGATCCCGCCCTGGCTGCGAAAATCCGGAATCCCCGACTCCGTGGAGATGCCTGCGCCGGTGAAGGCGATGTTCCTTCCGCCTTCCGCGATTTTTTTGGCGATTGCTTCCAGAATATCCTGCATGGGAGACTCCTTTTTTAAGTGTATTAAGCGAATCCGTTGCATTTGCCTGAAAAAACTCCCGCCAAAGCGCCGCTTAATCCCCCTGAATAGAAACAAAATTTTGGACGCTGCATGGCTTAAAGAATTTTCTCATGCAGCATGCGAAAAGTCAAAGTCCATTCGTTGACCTGAAAATAAGCGTTCAGTTACAATCGAGCGGTCGAAACAAATCAGGATTCAGAATTATCAGGACAAATGCAGCCGTAACGCGTGAAATTCAGTGCGGGGCCTCCCCGCTTATATGCGCTATTGGAGACAGAGGGGAAGCAGGCTTACATGGCCTGCTTATTGCATCCATGCCCTAATTATTCTGCAGGCAAATGGATTTGGGACGACAATGCTTGGGGAACTCCCATATCTTACCAAAAATTAAAAAAATCGGCTTGAACGAACCTGAAAGGCAGAAGCGCTCCGCACGCCATTTTTTTGGCGACCCCGGCGTCCATCATAGCGTCAGCGCTTTAGCATAACTGTTTCATCATCTTGACCCAAGGAGGCATCCATGAAGAAGGCGATTGTGGCTATTCTGGTTCTATTGACCTTTTTGTCAACAGCCCACGGGGCCGTAATAGGCGACATTGACGGAGACGGACAAATCACCCTCAACGAAGCCATCTATGCGCTCCAGACCGTGGCGGGATTTTCGGGCCAGGGCCTGACCCAGGAGGAGCAAGGGGATTACCAGCAATCCACGGACCAGACCATTCTGTATATGAACGACCCCAACGGCGAGACGGCGGTGGAAAACCTGCTCGCCGTGTTTGACGCCCTGGGGCTGATCGCCGCCGTGGAAAGCGGAGACGCCTACGCCTACCTGGCCAACGCCTCCAGTTTTTCGTGCGGGTCCGTGGCGGATAACGGCGCCAATACCGTGACGTTCACCCTAAGCGGCTGCGGCATGGTAGGGACCATCGTAGTGACCGTGAGCACGGACGGCCAGTACACGGTCTTCAGCATGACCTTTACGGACGTCAATTATAACGGCTGCGTGATCAACGGCGCGGCAACGGTCAAGGTCGCTGTTTCCGGCGATACGGCCACGATTATTATTCAATCCACGGCCCTGAGCGTGTGCGGCGTGGCCCTGAACGGCTCCATTACCGTCGTTATGGACAAAAACACCGGAGAAATCGGCACGGTCACCGTGGCCAACACCACGTCCTTTACCATGGACGATGGAACGGTGGTGGATATCACCGCGGAAATCACCTACAACCCGGACGGAACCGTTGACGGCACGGCCACGACCAGCATGGACGGCCAGGATTACTCCTTTGTCATCAGCGGCGTGACCGTGGACCCGGCCTGCGGCATCCCCAACTCCGGGACTATTTCCATCAACGGCTTTGTCATGGATTTTTCCAACACCACCTGCGACGATCCCACGGTGGTTGTGTACATCCGGGGCGTACCGGTTGAAATGAACCTGAAAGACGCCCTGAACCTGGTTTTGGGCGAAGAAGCCGTCAACTTTTTGATGGAGGAGCTTGCCTCCATGGTTTCCGGCGTGGAGGACATGAACGACGCCGTGGAAATGCTCAACCTGGATAACGCCATGGACGACAGCCGCAAAGTGTTGGGCGATCCGGATACAATATACAACAACCTGCGCACGGCGGATTTCGCCTGCGGCAGTGTATCCGTGGGCCTTTTGGCCCGGCAGGTGGTGTTCGACTTCGACCCTGCCTCCGAATGCGGCGTGGACGGCGTGATTACCGTAACCGTCACCAAGCCGGAGTCCGCCATTATATTTGAAATGGACTACGATCAGGTGACGGTGGGAACCTGCACCATCGACGGCCAGGCCTCGTCCACCCTCTCCTTTGACTCGGGAAACATCACCTACACCCATACATCCAGCAACCTGACCGCCTGCGGAGCGACCCTGAACGGAACCTTTTCCGTGACCGTGGACGCGACGGACGGGTCTCTGGAATCCGCTTCCATGGCCAACGCCGTCACTTACGACACGGGGAACGGACAAATCACCGTGGTTTCCGATCTCACCAGGGATTCCCAGGGCGTGAGCGGAAACGTGGACCTGACCACGGACGACGGATATTACGACTGCACCCTGTACAACATCACCATTGACTGGGCCTGCGGCATACCCAACGGCGGAATTCTGGTCGTCAACGGGGTGGTCTTGGACTTCTCCAATACCACCTGCGATAACCCGGTGGTCACGGCTACGGTCCGGGGCGTCAGCGCGCAACTCTCCCTGGAAGACGCCGTCAACCTGCTTAAGGCGGAAGACCCGGCGACCTATATGCTGAACTTCCTGAGCGGAGCCGATCAAGTCACGGAAGGACTGGAAGGCCTGCAGGAGGTCATGGAGCAGACCGGCATCCAGGAAGCGCAGGAAAAATACGGTTTCGGCGACCGCAAAGCCTACACCGTGGACGACGTACTTAACGAAATCGCAACGACCTTCGGATGCGGCGACGTCGCCATTATCATAGGCGCGCCCGCCCTGTCCCTGGAGTTTGACGGAACCTGCGGCATCACGGGCACGTTGACCATCACGGGCACGCAGACCCAGGACGGCATTGATTGGGCCATGGATTTCAACCAGATCGAGGTGGAAGGCTGCGTCATTGACGGCCAGACCCAGTCCACCCTGATTTTCGGCGACGGCGCCGTGCTTTTTCAACATACAAGCTCCAACCTCTCCCTGTGCGGCAACGAACTGGCCGGGACCTTTACAGTTTCCGTGGACTCCACCACCGGCTCCCTCAATTACATCGCCGTAGACACGGTTGCGGAGTTTGAATACAACCAAAAAAGCGTCGCCGTGGACGCAGAAGTCTTTTATATGCCCGGCGCGGGCCTTTCAGGCGATGCAATCCTGACGGTGGACGGAAAAACCTTTGACTGCACCTTTGACAACATAACCATCGATCCGGCCTGCGGCATTCCCAACGGCGGAGCCATGACCATCAACGGCGTGACCCTGGATTTCTCCGCAACCACCTGCGACGATCCCACCGTGGCCGTCTCCGCCGGAAACCTGAGCACAACCATGTCCATTGACGAGGTCATGAACCTTCTTATGATGGAAGATCCCATAAACGCCCTGCTGGCCGCCGTGGGAGGCGACAACTCCACCCAGGAGGCTATTGGCAACCTGTTGGACGAAGCAGCCATATGGCAGGCGGAGAATAGTCTCCGCTCAAGAAAAATTGACGGAACCCTGACCGACTGGTTTAATGCATACAACGGTTCTTCCTTTGCCTGCGGATCAATAAACGTCCAGGCGCTTCAAAAAAAGCTCACCATCACCTTTGACGGTTCGGAGCCCTGCAACGCCACGGGTGAGGTAGTCGTGGAAGTGTCCAAGCCGTTTGAATTTTTCATATACACCATAACATTCAACAATGTCACCACAGAGGCTTGCACCATCAACGGCCAGATCACAGGCGTTTTCGACTTCGATACCATAGAAAATGCGGTGGCGTTCATTAGCGAAACCACCAACCTGCAGTTCTGCGCCAGCACGTTTAACGGGTCTTCGGCCTTCGTCATCAATACGAACGACGGGTCCCTGGAATCCGTGACCGTAGACACGGACGTCAGCCTGGAAATGGACGGCGAATCCGTGACGATCCAGGCCAAGCTGGTCTACGACAGCAACGGGATTAACGGAACTGCGGACATCAAAAAAGGACGCAAGACTTACGAATGCGTGTTTGAAAACGTAACCATCGACACGGACTGCGGCATTCCCAACGGGGGAACCATTACGGTCAACGGCGTGGAAGTGGATTTCTCAAGCACGAGTTGCGCCAATCCTTACGTCACCGTTACGGTGCGGGGCAGGTCCGTGC is from Desulfatibacillum aliphaticivorans DSM 15576 and encodes:
- a CDS encoding nitric oxide reductase activation protein NorD; this translates as MGQPGVNAQENLARIRALMEPLSIADPETAELVRGLLLSKTRLERIPRLAEYGIKALASETAFGKAYCLGMARILDEPDRRFNLYCNLVNHAGREGATLGKLVAESMPLAILSGKKNMGARLIGAIYSVKKWSAHAMERPLEAFSWLMHRDDPDAAAAYLHLVRVVFHQSMTYHQRLLFSQLLPKAAKNLPKARRCFQMQALAKVGKVSLDCIEPLCDGLEKGVHLLDKEALEIFTDEGLGRLSHSRDAAMKFLRLESKLGADAFSSLQVTVSLESNRQVITRYLRARTGKGLNVKPIEPLHNRGVGRHTLSITDGRAVYLPGEMGFFPDKENNTALYKALARLEAGLCEFETYDFDLTKAVFACRARGLEFSLPETQSQYSDLFLFLSEFDAFQIARDLFVALEHARVGRLLLEKYPGFAKSAFPYMIAEMERILEQGAPPMTWLYAPAALGMDMEKFHLDDDVARIIQTSLNAFQSMEGDPPDVHQSAALTADLYGPWLGFLQSWYGVMMAKDLVREYQPMQVPFGRTILAGGNAPMPENDRRAAQLMAKLSQMGVYALRSDLKKRMDSQHGTLTEQDLRDLIVQPPEQGATEPQPLEPGQEERMDFSSLRDSGDLAHSLPQDDDLNAPVFWYKEWDHNSQDYLPDYCRVVASPGLPSHGEFYDASLKEHSGLVKNIRKSFELLRPQGLAILRHWVEGDDFDYRALIDYAVDRRMGRTPSERLYIKRVKQIRDVSVLLLVDLSRSTSNLAAGSEKSVLDVEKEAIVLFCEALGAVGDSFAIAGFSGAGRLRVDYTRIKDFEEAMTPEVKQRISGMAPSRNTRMGPAIRHAAHVLSQVPSKVRLMIVLSDGFPNDLEYKGQYSIADTRKAIAEARSQQVHVHAITVNLQTSINLDLIYGGVHHNLISDVRELPHKLPRIYRTLTR
- a CDS encoding CbbQ/NirQ/NorQ/GpvN family protein, producing MSQALENTQTPDSSAYMISNEPFYLPVGDEKPLFTAAYNARLPVMLKGPTGCGKTRFVQHMAYKLGRPLVTVSCHEDLFASDLLGRYLLKDDETVWVDGPLSRAVRMGAICYLDEVVEARKDTTVVIHPLTDDRRILSLDKKGEVVEAHPDFLLVVSYNPGYQSVVKDLKQSTRQRFVCLEFEYPSQEDEAKIVEKEGGVDEETALSLVGLAHRIRNLREQGLAEGASTRLLIYAAQLIRQGISPKNACLTSMCLPITDDPGLSETIFDLIEDLF
- a CDS encoding SpoIIE family protein phosphatase, producing MKLRWKVFLLLMIFSLVPLMVVTAISQKATKTAGNMLSHDSRTALLELSERALEVTVGNTAEIQKGLESALEFRMASMARKAEYLYVMPVPASDASLYWKKDFNDPAKAPPDLAPHDGYEIRHMDGQVTPYSISLEYPVIAAAPGVNPDEHPVDKAVLASLRNEFISAYRDSESRATSCIALESGLFAAYPGHGEFPDGYDPRLKPWYRAALTQTSPDNPVTWTFPMVDEVTGQVVFAASTLIHDPEGKVAGVLCMNVLLEEVLNMAAMPSSWIGKVETYDLLVQNNSDNGELGALVLAHDDYVTATRDWTGMIFTEWLDSQDREIFHAVLKSMEQGNTGVARLRCKGRDSIWAFAPVGRKYYKLLVTPMSSINSSINKANEVVESLTRKHLLVNFIAACWALLLGVIGAMIISRLFTKHIHQMIDAVKRLARGDFSVHMDFEISDERGELITAFNEMVPRLRENVRLKKALELAHEVQQNLLPVDAPLVTGLDIAGAIVYSDETGGDYYDYLEFDETNDHKITVVVGDVSGHGIPSALLMTTARALFRQRSSMRGSITSIVSDVNKLLTRDVGLSGRFMTLFYMDLDTQKKQVKWLRAGHDPALVLDSNTGEFSELNGEGIFLGGIEDYEYKEYEREIHAGQIIAVGTDGVWEARNQQGEMFGKEAFKQIIADNAHESAQVIMDKVFEAVEAFRRPVHQEDDITLVIIKVLK
- a CDS encoding SIR2 family NAD-dependent protein deacylase, which translates into the protein MQDILEAIAKKIAEGGRNIAFTGAGISTESGIPDFRSQGGIWDQYRPVYFDEFMSSRDARVRYWDQKIAMWDGLEKARPNAGHQALAKLYDMGLLEAIITQNIDGLHQESGIPGDKVIELHGNTRRVRCMTCGETSTVAEAKQRILGGDPAPECHCGGYLKPDTISFGQAMPQKEVEAAARLSSSCDFFLVVGSTLVVHPAAMMPEYARRAGAYLAIVNLSDTPYDNACQALVREKAGPVLQAIADLAEEYR